In Haloplanus rubicundus, one DNA window encodes the following:
- the leuC gene encoding 3-isopropylmalate dehydratase large subunit: protein MSERTLYDKVWDRHKVADLPNGQDQLFIGLHLIHEVTSPQPFSELRERGIEVPYPERNVATVDHIVPTRPEGRERPLADESAEGMLTALERNTSETGIQFYGLDSEKQGITHVVAPELGLTQPGMTIVCGDSHTATHGAFGSIAFGIGTSQVRDVLASQCVAADKAEVRRIEVDGRLGEGVHSKDLILKIIAELGVDGGVGYVYEYGGEAVHDLSMEERLAVCNMSIEGGARAGYINPDETTYEFLRGREFAPEGDAFEERKDYWESIKSDADAEYDDVVHLDADDLEPMVTWGTNPGQAVGISEQVPAPEDLPEGEREAARVAQDHTGVTPGEPMAGYPIDVAFLGTCTNGRASDFREAAAVLEGREVHPSVRALAVPGSQTVKSTLEAEGVDDVFREAGFEWREAGCSMCLAMNDDSLEGDERCASSSNRNYVGRQGSKDGRTVLMSPAMVAAAAVEGEVADVREMEVDA from the coding sequence ATGAGTGAGCGCACCCTCTACGACAAGGTGTGGGACCGCCACAAGGTGGCCGACCTGCCGAACGGGCAGGACCAGCTGTTCATCGGTCTCCACCTGATCCACGAGGTGACCAGCCCGCAGCCGTTCTCGGAGCTCCGTGAACGCGGTATCGAGGTGCCGTACCCCGAGCGCAACGTCGCCACGGTGGATCACATCGTGCCGACGCGCCCCGAGGGCCGCGAGCGCCCCCTGGCCGACGAGTCGGCCGAGGGAATGCTCACGGCGCTGGAGCGCAACACGTCGGAGACGGGCATCCAGTTCTACGGGCTGGACTCCGAGAAGCAGGGGATCACCCACGTCGTCGCGCCCGAACTGGGCCTGACCCAGCCGGGCATGACCATCGTCTGTGGCGACTCCCACACCGCCACCCACGGCGCCTTCGGGTCCATCGCGTTCGGCATCGGGACGAGTCAGGTGCGGGACGTGCTGGCCTCGCAGTGTGTCGCCGCCGACAAGGCCGAGGTGCGGCGCATCGAGGTGGACGGTCGGCTCGGCGAGGGGGTCCACTCGAAGGACCTCATCCTGAAGATCATCGCCGAACTCGGCGTCGACGGCGGCGTCGGCTACGTCTACGAGTACGGCGGCGAGGCGGTGCACGACCTCTCGATGGAGGAACGGCTCGCGGTGTGTAACATGTCCATCGAGGGCGGCGCCCGCGCCGGCTACATCAACCCGGACGAGACCACCTACGAGTTCCTGCGCGGCCGCGAGTTCGCCCCCGAGGGCGACGCCTTCGAGGAGCGCAAGGACTACTGGGAGTCGATCAAGAGCGACGCCGACGCCGAGTACGACGACGTGGTTCACCTGGACGCCGACGACCTGGAGCCGATGGTCACCTGGGGGACGAACCCCGGACAGGCCGTCGGTATAAGCGAACAGGTACCGGCGCCCGAGGACCTCCCCGAGGGTGAGCGCGAGGCCGCTCGCGTCGCCCAGGACCACACGGGCGTCACGCCCGGCGAGCCGATGGCGGGCTACCCCATCGACGTGGCCTTCCTCGGGACGTGTACGAACGGCCGCGCGAGCGACTTCCGCGAGGCCGCCGCCGTGCTGGAGGGCCGCGAGGTCCATCCGAGCGTGCGCGCGCTCGCGGTGCCCGGCTCGCAGACGGTGAAGTCGACACTCGAAGCGGAGGGCGTCGACGACGTCTTCCGTGAGGCGGGCTTCGAGTGGCGTGAAGCGGGCTGTTCGATGTGTCTGGCGATGAACGACGACTCCCTGGAGGGCGACGAGCGGTGTGCCTCCTCGTCGAACCGCAACTACGTGGGTCGACAGGGGAGCAAGGACGGCCGGACCGTGCTGATGAGTCCGGCGATGGTCGCCGCCGCAGCGGTGGAAGGCGAAGTTGCGGACGTGCGGGAGATGGAGGTGGACGCATGA
- the ilvB gene encoding biosynthetic-type acetolactate synthase large subunit: MSERTTTQPETEESTESSDPKRSNTGAAPDSTPTQVTSGATSTVRALENAGIEVMFGVQGGAIMPVYDALWDSDIRHVMMAHEQGAAHAADAFSVVSGEPGVCLATSGPGATNLVTGLADANMDSDAVVALTGQVPQHMVGSDAFQETDTTGITAPITKNNYFASDADTVGDTVGEAVALASAGRPGPTLVDLPKDVTNDETDREPGMPQTPETYTPQNEADEAAVEETARTIEAAEKPLLLFGGGVVKADAADVARQFAVDYEIPVVTTMPGIGTMPEDHDLCLSWAGMHGTGYANMAINHTDLLIAVGTRFDDRLTGGIETFAPSAEIVHVDIDPAEISKNIHADYPLIGDAGRVLEQLDDALTAVPDVDEWREQCQQWKEEYPMDYAAPDDEPLKPQFVVEALDEATSDEAIVTSGVGQHQMWASQYWTFRDPRKWISSHGLGTMGYGLPAAIGARLAADDDEEVVCIDGDGSFLMTVEELSVAVRENLDITVAILNNEYIGMVRQWQDAFFEGRHMAAGYSWIPEFDKLAEAFGARGWRVDDYDEVADAVEEALDYDGPSVIDFHIDPAENVYPMVPSGGANDKFALSEDQL; the protein is encoded by the coding sequence ATGAGCGAACGAACGACCACACAACCCGAGACGGAGGAATCGACCGAGTCCAGCGATCCGAAGCGCTCGAACACGGGCGCCGCGCCGGATTCGACGCCGACGCAAGTGACCTCCGGCGCCACCTCGACGGTGCGCGCCCTCGAGAACGCCGGCATCGAGGTGATGTTCGGCGTGCAGGGCGGGGCGATCATGCCGGTGTACGACGCCCTCTGGGACTCCGACATCCGGCACGTGATGATGGCCCACGAACAGGGTGCGGCCCACGCCGCCGACGCGTTCAGCGTGGTGTCCGGCGAGCCGGGCGTCTGTCTGGCCACGTCGGGTCCCGGCGCGACGAACCTGGTGACGGGTCTCGCCGACGCCAACATGGACTCCGACGCCGTGGTGGCGCTGACCGGACAGGTGCCCCAGCACATGGTCGGGAGCGACGCCTTCCAGGAGACGGACACCACGGGCATCACCGCACCGATCACGAAGAACAACTACTTCGCGAGCGACGCGGACACGGTCGGTGACACCGTCGGCGAGGCGGTGGCGCTGGCGTCGGCCGGCCGGCCGGGGCCGACGCTGGTCGACCTCCCCAAGGACGTGACCAACGACGAGACGGACCGCGAACCGGGGATGCCCCAGACGCCGGAGACGTACACGCCACAGAACGAGGCGGACGAGGCGGCTGTCGAGGAGACGGCCCGCACCATCGAGGCGGCGGAGAAACCGCTCCTCCTGTTCGGCGGCGGCGTGGTGAAAGCCGACGCGGCCGACGTGGCCCGGCAGTTCGCCGTCGACTACGAGATTCCGGTCGTGACGACGATGCCCGGCATCGGCACGATGCCCGAGGACCACGACCTCTGTCTGTCGTGGGCGGGCATGCACGGCACCGGCTACGCCAACATGGCGATCAACCACACGGACCTGCTGATCGCCGTGGGCACCCGCTTCGACGACCGCCTGACGGGCGGCATCGAGACGTTCGCGCCGAGCGCGGAGATCGTCCACGTCGACATCGACCCCGCGGAGATCAGCAAGAACATCCACGCCGACTACCCGCTGATCGGCGACGCGGGGCGCGTCCTCGAACAGCTCGACGACGCGCTGACGGCGGTGCCCGACGTGGACGAGTGGCGCGAGCAGTGCCAGCAGTGGAAGGAGGAGTACCCGATGGACTACGCGGCGCCGGACGACGAACCGCTCAAACCGCAGTTCGTCGTCGAGGCGCTGGACGAGGCCACGAGCGACGAGGCCATCGTCACCTCGGGCGTCGGGCAACACCAGATGTGGGCGTCCCAGTACTGGACGTTCCGCGACCCGCGGAAGTGGATCTCCTCGCACGGCCTCGGGACGATGGGCTACGGCCTGCCCGCGGCCATCGGGGCTCGGCTGGCGGCCGACGACGACGAGGAAGTCGTCTGCATCGACGGCGACGGCTCCTTCCTGATGACCGTCGAGGAACTGTCGGTCGCCGTGCGCGAGAACCTCGACATCACCGTCGCCATCCTGAACAACGAGTACATCGGGATGGTGCGCCAGTGGCAGGACGCCTTCTTCGAGGGGCGGCACATGGCCGCCGGCTACAGCTGGATTCCGGAGTTCGACAAGCTCGCGGAGGCCTTCGGCGCCCGCGGCTGGCGCGTCGACGACTACGACGAGGTGGCCGACGCCGTCGAGGAGGCGCTCGACTACGACGGCCCCTCCGTGATCGACTTCCACATCGATCCCGCGGAGAACGTCTACCCGATGGTGCCGAGCGGCGGCGCGAACGACAAGTTCGCCCTCTCGGAGGATCAGCTATGA
- the ilvC gene encoding ketol-acid reductoisomerase: MTDEFTVPVYYDDDADSDAIAGKTVAVLGYGSQGHAHAQNLDDSGIDVVVGLRKSSDSWEQAENDGLRVATPDDAAAEADIVSMLVPDTVQPAVFEAISDGLEEGDTLQFAHGFNVHYNQIQPPEGVDVTMIAPKTPGHLLRRNYTENTGTPALLAVYQNETGEAKAEALAYAQALGCTRAGVVETTFQEEVETDLFGEQAVLCGGITSLIKKGYETLVDAGYSEEMAYFECLNEMKLIVDLMYEGGMAEMWDSVSDTAEYGGLAVGPEIVGEGVRENMDEALEAVQNGDFAREWILENQAGRPSYTQLYDEDRNHDIEEVGARLRALFSWAEEAEEEAEAPADD; encoded by the coding sequence ATGACAGACGAATTCACCGTTCCGGTATACTACGACGACGACGCGGACAGTGACGCAATCGCCGGCAAGACCGTGGCCGTCCTCGGCTACGGCAGCCAGGGACACGCCCACGCCCAGAACCTCGACGACAGCGGGATCGACGTGGTCGTCGGGCTGCGGAAATCCTCCGACTCGTGGGAACAGGCCGAAAACGACGGCCTGCGTGTCGCGACGCCCGACGACGCCGCCGCGGAGGCGGACATCGTCTCGATGCTCGTCCCCGACACCGTCCAGCCGGCGGTGTTCGAGGCCATCAGCGACGGGCTGGAGGAAGGTGACACCCTCCAGTTCGCCCACGGCTTCAACGTCCACTACAACCAGATTCAGCCGCCCGAGGGCGTCGACGTGACGATGATCGCTCCGAAGACGCCGGGCCACCTCCTTCGGCGCAACTACACGGAGAACACGGGCACGCCCGCCCTCCTCGCGGTCTACCAGAACGAGACGGGTGAAGCGAAGGCGGAGGCGCTGGCGTACGCCCAGGCGCTCGGCTGCACCCGCGCTGGCGTCGTCGAGACGACGTTCCAGGAGGAAGTCGAGACGGACCTCTTCGGCGAGCAGGCCGTCCTCTGTGGCGGCATCACGTCGCTCATCAAGAAGGGCTACGAGACGCTGGTCGACGCGGGCTACAGCGAGGAGATGGCCTACTTCGAGTGTCTCAACGAGATGAAGCTGATCGTCGACCTCATGTACGAGGGCGGGATGGCCGAGATGTGGGACTCCGTGTCCGACACCGCCGAGTACGGCGGCCTCGCGGTGGGGCCGGAGATCGTCGGCGAGGGTGTCCGCGAGAACATGGACGAGGCGCTCGAAGCGGTCCAGAACGGCGACTTCGCCCGCGAGTGGATCCTCGAGAACCAGGCGGGTCGCCCCTCCTACACGCAGCTCTACGACGAGGACCGGAACCACGACATCGAGGAAGTCGGCGCGCGACTGCGTGCGCTGTTCTCCTGGGCCGAGGAGGCCGAGGAGGAGGCAGAGGCTCCGGCCGATGACTGA
- the ilvN gene encoding acetolactate synthase small subunit gives MSGGLEGPAPEERETPEGRRNSQGIRIDPEVEAEPEARRAVLSALVKHEPGVLANISGLFRRRQFNIESLTVGPTTDPDRARITLEIEEPEPGIEQAKKQLQKLVPVIAVTELEPEAIRRELALIKVDGSAPDQVGAVAEMYDGKTVDVSQESVTVEITGSEQKIDAAVETFGRFGIHEIVRTGTAALERGTRKTT, from the coding sequence ATGAGCGGCGGACTGGAAGGTCCTGCACCGGAAGAGCGGGAGACGCCCGAGGGGCGGCGCAACTCGCAGGGCATCCGCATCGACCCCGAAGTCGAGGCGGAGCCGGAGGCCCGCCGCGCCGTCCTCTCGGCGCTCGTGAAACACGAGCCCGGCGTGTTGGCGAACATCTCCGGGCTCTTCCGGCGCCGGCAGTTTAACATCGAAAGCCTCACGGTGGGTCCGACCACCGATCCGGATCGAGCGCGGATCACGCTCGAAATCGAGGAGCCCGAACCGGGCATCGAACAGGCGAAAAAACAGCTACAGAAGCTCGTCCCGGTCATCGCGGTGACCGAACTCGAACCCGAAGCCATCCGGCGCGAACTCGCCCTGATCAAGGTGGACGGGAGCGCCCCCGACCAGGTCGGGGCCGTGGCGGAGATGTACGACGGCAAGACCGTCGACGTCTCCCAAGAGTCGGTCACCGTCGAGATCACGGGCAGCGAGCAGAAAATCGACGCTGCGGTCGAGACGTTCGGCCGGTTCGGCATCCACGAGATCGTCCGAACCGGCACGGCGGCGCTCGAACGCGGCACACGCAAGACGACATAA